TCTTCACTGCATCCGGGTAAATATCCGTGAAAATATTATCCAGCTGTTCTCCTAGGAATTCCGGCGTTACCTCCATAATTCCGGTAACTCCGGTTGTATTCTGTGCAGTAAGAGCCGTAATTGCGCTCATAGCATAGACTCCGTTACTGATCATTGTTTTGATATCTGCCTGGATACCTGCTCCTCCGCTTGAATCGCTTCCTGCAATTGTAAGTGCTGTTCTCATTTGACTCTCTTCCTCTCTTTTTCCATAATTGTCCTAAATATTTTGTATAAAAAGAATGTGCCTTGGCACATTCTCGCGCCGAGTACGGTCGCTTGCGACATTCTTCATCTTCGTGCGAGTGCGCATCTCCGGCACGCAGTGCCTTTTATTTCATAGGAAGTTCCTTCGGAATTTCCTATGAAATAAAAGAAACACCTGTCATGCACAAGTGTCTCTGAAAAAATCAATATGACTTCCTGCGACGGCATGATCCGTATCAGGTAAAAAGGGGACGATGCTCTTTTGCTTCCTCTCAGTCTGTCTTTCACCGGCTCCCCCGTCTTTATTATTCTGTCTCTCCAAGTGTTGTCTGCTTTGTAACTCCTGTTAGACTCTCTCTGGTTCTGGATAAGCCTCTCCAAAAGTTTCAACAGTCACTTTTTTCATCTTCTGTTCTTCCAGCGGTCTGTCACTGTAGTCTGTTGCCGTCTCAGCAATTTTATTTACAACATCCATACCTTCTGTAACTTTACCAAAAGCTGCATATGCGCCGTCAAGATGTGGTGAAGTCTTATGCATGATGAAAAACTGTGATCCTGCCGAATCCGGATGCATTGCACGCGCCATAGAAAGAACGCCCGGTTCATGCTTCAGATCATTTGCAAAACCGTTCTGCTTAAATTCTCCTTTGATACTGTATCCAGGGCCACCCATTCCGGTTCCATCCGGGCATCCACCCTGGATCATGAATCCACTGATGACACGGTGGAAGATCAGTCCATCATAAAATCCCTTATTTACAAGAGATACAAAGTTATTTACTGTATTCGGTGCGATTTCCGGATATAATTCCGCTTTGATCACATCGCCATTTGCCATTTCAAATGTTACTACTGGATTTGCCATTTTATACAATCTCCTTTTCATTGATTTCTCTACCTATTGTAACGGAACTTTTCCCGTCCGTAAATAGTTTTTAGAAAGTCTTTATACATTTTCCAGACGATATCCGATCACCAGAAACCAGTGCCAGATAAAATCCTCAAACTTCTCTTTATTCTTATGCCGGAGCATCAGATGCTTTCTCCTCCGGTTTCAGTGTCGATAAAAACACAGCAGCCAGAATGATAACACCACCAAGGCACTCTCTGAAACTTGGAACTTCTTTCAGAAACAGAAATGCGCTTAAAGTCCCATACACCGGTTCCAGTCCGGATAAAATTCCGGCAATCCTTACCTTCACAGTCCGAAGTCCACTGATAAATAAAGAATGTGCAACTGCTGTAAAAATAATTCCAAGCATCATCAATACGCCTGCATCTGCAAGTGTAATCACCGGCTTCAACACAAACATCATCGGGATCAACACGATCGTTGCAGTTCCCTGTTCATAAAGCGACACCAGTGTTGCCGGATATCTGCTGGAAAAACGGCGATTCATCAGTGACAATATTGCATAGGTAAATGCACTCAGAAGTCCCCACAGAACTCCCTGTGTAATCTGATTATCCATCTGAAATGCGGGTACGATAAAGAATACTCCGACCAGCATCATCAGTGTACAAAACACATCCGATTTCTTCAGTTTTTCATGGAACAGGTATGGCTCCAGAAAAATAACAAATATCGGAAAAGTTGATACCGTAAGCGTACCAACTGCAACCGTCGAACTCTGGATCGACTGCATATAACTACTCCAGTGTATTGCTAAAACTGCACCTGCTCCGACCATCCACAAATAATCACTTTTCTCCTCCAGGCGAATTTTCTGCTTTTTTAAACGCAGAAAAATCCAGAGGAAAATAGATGAAAAAAATACCCTTCCAAGCACGATGATCACTGCAGGCAGATCTACCAGCTTGGCAAACAGTCCGACAAAACCAAACAATGCCACAGCAACATGTACTGAAATTAAACCTTTTCTCTGACTCTCTTTCATATGAAAACCTTTCTCTATTCAGGCTGATCTACCCGGAAATGTTCCATTAAAATCGGCATATATTCCTTACTGTATTCTCCAAGCGAATAATTTCCCCTATTCAGACACCAGTCTGATACCAGTGCCCGCTCACAGAGTGAATAATACTTGGTAATCTCCTGGATACTCTTCTCTCTGCTGATCTGATTTCGCACATGCCCCTCTTCTATGATCCTGCTGATCAGCTTGTAATAAGTACGGTTCTGATCCAGAAGATTCCTGTCTCCCTTGGCAATCAATTGTGTTGAATATAAGGATGATAACAATGCTACATCAATCTTTTGCTCCATAAATGAATGCGACCGGTAATTGAGATACATCAGTTTATCAAAACTGTTCATTTCCGGATCCAGTTCATCTTCAAGCTTTGCATAATTCTCATCCAGAATAGTTGACAATGTATCAAGCAAAGAATCTTTGCTGCTGAAATAATAATAGAACGATCCTTTTGATGTCTCAGAAAGACGAATGATATCATCTACTGTTGTATCATCATATCCTTTTTCATAGAACAATTCCCATGCGGCATCTACAATCCGCCGCTTTACATTCTGTTTTGCTGCCATCTATCTACCTCCTATGGTATCATGTTCCACGCGGAGCGTTTTTTATTATCAGGAAAGACCTTTCTTAATAGATAAAAAAAGACCGGCTGCGTCATACGCCCCGGTCCTTCTCAGGTTTACGTGGACATGTTTTTCCCCGTAAACAAGTATATCGTATCTACATTCCTTTTGCAACATCAACACATGCCTTCATTGCATCAATGACAGCACTTCTGAATCCGTGTTCTTCCAATACACCTACGGCTTCAATCGTTGTTCCTGCCGGTGAGCATACCATGTCTTTGAGTTCTCCCGGATGCTTTCCTGTTTCAAGAACCATCTTCGCACTTCCAAGAACTGCCTGTGCTGCAAATTTGTATGCCTGTGCTCTCGGCATTCCCTCTGCAACAGCAGCATCTGCCATTGCTTCGATAAACATAAATACATATGCCGGTGAACTTCCGCTTACTGCAACAACTGCATCCATCATATGCTCTGTCACAACTTCTACTTTACCAAATGCAGAAAGAATCTTGCATGCATAATCAAGTTCTTCTTTTGTTACATGTTCATTCGGTGTGGCAGCTGTCATACCTTCTCCAACCATAGCCGGAGTGTTCGGCATTGTACGAACAATCTTAACATCTTTTCCAAACTGTTCGGCAAGCCATGCAAGTGTCTTTCCTGGTGCGATCGTGATAATAAGCTGTTCCGGTCTTACCAGATCTTTTACTTCCTGAATGACATCTGCATAAAACTGTGGTTTTACAGAAAAAATAACAACTTCTGACTTTTCAATTACTTCTTTATTGCTATCAGTAACATTGATTCCATAAAGTTCTTTTACTTTTTCGCGACCTGGTGCAAAAAGATCTGCTCCGATGATTTCTTCCGGTTTGAATACGTTACTTTTAATAACGCCTCCCATAATTGCTCCTGCCATATTACCTGTTCCGATAAATCCTAATTTCATATTCTTTCTCCTCCTGATGAACTTAAAACCTTATACATTTTCGTTTTTAATTTGTATACAATCATTTAATTTGTATACAAATTTCTTTCTGCATTCAATGTATCACTTCCTCTGTTTAAAGTCAACATTTTCACAATAGAAAATGCCGTTTTTCGTCGAAAATACATGCACCATTGTATACAATTATCAGTCTGTACTCTTATATTAAGCGCAACTTTACATATACCTAATTTTATTTTTTACAAACCCCGTTTTAATGTGTTATACTTAATATATTCACCAGACAGAGGGGGATTTCACATGGCTGAAAAAAAGAAATCACTTGCCGATCAGGCTTATGAAATTATCAAAAATAACATTATGAATCTGACTTATCCACCAGGAATGCCTCTTACCGAAGCACTTCTGACAGAAGAGCTCGGTATGAGCCGTAATCCGGTACGCACTGCACTCAAAATGCTGCAGTCTGAAGGTCTGATCGTTACCGATTATTATAAATCCATGACTGTAAAAGAAATCACCGATAAAGATATCAATGAACTTTATCAGCTCCGCGAACTCTTAGAGGGCAGTGCATTTAAACTGATCTTTGAAGATGGAAAAGCGGAAGAATATTCCTATCGAATTGAAGAAAAAGTGGTACATATGTGTGCGGTTGCTTCCGATGTTTACAAGTGGGAGCTTGCTGATACGCAGATGCATCTGGAAATCGTCAGCATTTTCAATAATGACCGGATCACCAAATTCTATGAATCCAATTTATCAGAGCTGGTAAGAGTGGGTATGTATTCACTGAAAAACGGCATGCGGATCGTTCCAACGAATGAGAATTTGAAAAAAATGGTTAAATATATGCGTAAAAATGATTATGAGCGGGCTTTTGCAATCCTGAAAAAAGACCATTTTATGCAGGGAAAAGACAGCGCCATGAAAGAAGAACTGAAAAACGAGTAATTTTCATTTATAAGATATTAAAGGAAGTGCTAATACATGATGAAACTAGAAACTCCAATTGGAGAATTTACTACTGACTCTTATAAAATTCCTGCGGAAGACACTTTGGCTGTGTCTCCTGCAATCATTTCGTTCTCTTCTGATGATTACAAAATCATCACCATCGATCAATTTATCCAAATTAGTACAGATGTCTATACCCCTCTTTTACATCAAAATTGTATGTCTCCTGATCAAAAAACCATCTACCCACTGACTATCGAACAGCATGATTCAGACCGGATTACTCTTTCTGATCATTATCATTCTATCATTTTAGAGCTCAATAACTTACCGAATCTGCAGGTAAAGCCGTGGTATCCTGTTATTAAAAAAAAGAACTGCATACCATGTACAAATTGTGGAAGATGCAGCTGGTAGTCTGCATCTTTATTAAACAGCATGAATGACTCTTCTGCATCTTTATTAAACAGCATGAATGACTCTTCTGCATTTTTTTCCAGGCTGATCACCTCTGAGCAATAAAAAAACTGCAAACCCTTACGGTCTACAGCTCCCTTACTTTTTACATGTACCTTCAAAACCACATACAAATTTAAATCTTTACTCCATCCATTCTTCCTTACCCTGTCCTACCTTCTTGGTTATGCCCTCGACCGATTAGTAACAGTCAGCTCCATGCATTACTGCACTTCCACCTCTGCCCTATCTACCTTGTCGTCTTCAAGGGGTCTTACAACTTGCGTTGGGATATCTCATCTTGAGGGGGGCTTCACGCTTAGATGCCTTCAGCGTTTATCCCTTCCTGACTTGGCTACTCTGCCATGCTCCTGGCGGAACAACAGATACACCAGCGGTCAGTCCAGCCCGGTCCTCTCGTACTAAGGCCAGCTCCTCTCAAATATCCTACGCCCACGCCGGATAGGGACCGAACTGTCTCACGACGTTCTGAACCCAGCTCGCGTACCGCTTTAATGGGCGAACAGCCCAACCCTTGGGACCTACTTCAGCCCCAGGATGCGATGAGCCGACATCGAGGTGCCAAACCACTCCGTCGATGTGAACTCTTGGGAGTGATAAGCCTGTTATCCCCAGGGTAGCTTTTATCCGTTGAGCGATGGCAATCCCACTTTATACCACCGGATCACTAAGTCCTACTTTCGTACCTGCTCCACCCGTCGGTGTCGCAGTCAAGCTCCCTTCTGCCTTTGCACTCTTCGAATGGTTTCCAACCATTCTGAGGGAACCTTTGAGCGCCTCCGATACCCTTTCGGAGGCGACCGCCCCAGTCAAACTCCCCACCTGACATTGTCCCCCAGCCGGGTCACGGCTGCTGGTTAGAAATCCAATACTGCAAGGGTGGTATCCCAACAGCGGCTCCGCATCAACTGGCGTCAATGCTTCTTCGCCTCCCACCTATCCTGTACATACAATATCGAATCCCAGTATCAAGCTGGAGTAAAGCTCCATGGGGTCTTTCCGTCCTGGCGCAGGTAACCAGCATCTTCACTGGTATTTCAATTTCACCGGGTGCATTGTTGAGACAGTGCCCAAATCATTACGCCTTTCGTGCGGGTCGGAACTTACCCGACAAGGAATTTCGCTACCTTAGGACCGTTATAGTTACGGCCGCCGTTTACTGGGGCTTAAGTTCAAAGCTTCGCTTGCGCTAACCTCTCCCCTTAACCTTCCAGCACCGGGCAGGCGTCAGCCCATATACTTCACCTTACGGTTTTGCATAGACCTGTGTTTTTGCTAAACAGTTGCTTGGGCCAATTCTCTGCGGCCAGCTCTCACTGGCACTCCTTCTCCCGAAGTTACGGAGTCATTTTGCCGAGTTCCTTAACAATGCTTCTCCCGTCGGCCTTAGGATTCTCTCCTCACCTACCTGTGTCGGTTTACGGTACGGGTACAGTACAAACAATAGCGGCTTTTCTTGGCAGCTGGCTCACACATTTCCCTACTTCAGTTCGGTATGCATCACGTCTTCGGATTGTCACGCGGATTTGCCAGCGCGACTCCTACCTCGCTTGCCACGGGATTCCATTCCCGCTAGTGCTCTCCCTCTGCGTCCCCACAGTTCTGTTATACTGCAGTACAGGAATTTCAACCTGTTGTCCATCGGCTACGTCTTTCGACCTCACCTTAGGCCCCGACTTACCCAGAGCAGATCAGCTTTACTCTGGAAACCTTGGGTATTCGGCCGGAAGGATTCTCACCTTCCTCTCGCTACTCATTCCGGCATTCTCTCTTCTTAAAAGTCCACAGCTCCTTCCGGTACTGCTTCTTCCCTTTAAGAATGCTCCTCTACCAATTAACTACGTTAATTCCTGAGCTTCGGTAGTGTGTTTCAGCCCCGGACATTTTCGGCGCAGGACCTCTCGACCAGTGAGCTATTACGCACTCTTTTAATGTATGGCTGCTTCTAAGCCAACATCCTGGTTGTCTTTGAAATCCCACATCCTTTTCCACTTAACACACATTTTGGGACCTTAGCTGCAGGTCTGGGCTCTTTCCCTTTTGACTGCCCAACTTATCTCGTGCAGTCTGACTCCCATGAATCATCTTACTGGCATTCGGAGTTTGATATCCTTTGGTAAGCTTTGACGCCCCCGCGGGAATTCAGTGCTCTACCTCCAAAAGACTCTCATGAGGCTAGCCCTAAAGCTATTTCGAGGAGAACCAGCTATCTCCGGGTTCGATTGGAATTTCTCCCCTATCCACACCTCATCCCCACCCTTTTCAACGGATGTGGGTTCGGACCTCCATTGCCTTTTACGGCAACTTCATCCTGGACATGGATAGATCACCCGGTTTCGGGTCTACTCCATCTGACTTAACGCCCTATTAAGACTTGTTTTCACTTCGGCTCCATTCCTTAAGAACTTAACCTCGCCAGATGGCGTAACTCGCCGGACCGTTCTACAAAAAGTACGCGGTTCATCATATATAGATGTTCCACAGCTTGTAAACACAGGGTTTCAGGTTCTCTTTCACTCCCCTCCCGGGGTCCTTTTCACCTTTCCTTCACAGTACTATGCGCTATCGGTCACTAAGGAGTATTTAGCCTTACGGGGTGGTCCCCGCTCATTCCCACAAGGTTTCTCGTGTCTCGTGGTACTCTGGATCCCGCCTTGCTGACTCGTCTTTCGCTTACGGGGCTTTCACCCTCTCTGGCTGGCTTTCCCAAAACCATTCTGCTAAACTTATCAGATCAATTACGCGGTCCGAACCCCGGAATGCACGCATTCCGGTTTGGGCTCTTCCGTTTTCGCTCGCCGCTACTCACAGAATCACTTGTTGTTTTCTCTTCCTCCGGCTACTTAGATGTTTCAGTTCACCGGGTTCCCTTCCATACGTTATGGATTGGCGTATGGATGACTGGAGTCTGTCCAGCCGGGTTTCCCCATTCAGATATCTCCGGATCATCGGATATTTGCTCCTCCCCGAAGCTTTTCGCAGCTTATCACGTCTTTCATCGGCTCTTAGTGCCAAGGCATCCACCCTGCGCTCTTTCTAGCATAACCAACTCCCTTCTCCCACGGGAATGGGATCCGGTTACACATGCATAGCGTTGCATGCGTTGGTATTTCAGGTCGTTTTTTTACTTCGTTTTCTCGAAGATGTAAGTTAATCATTACCTTGCGGTGATGATCACCTCGGATGTCTTTCTCTATTTGAGAATTGATTTATTTTTGTATGCAGTTTTCAATGTACATGTCTGACTGATGTTTATCAGTCATCAGAAACCAAAATCCTTTTTAATCTCTGATCACTGGTAAAAATCAATTTCTATTTAATTCACCTTTTATAATCTGGCGGCCACCTGCTCTCCCACACCGTCTCCAGTGCAGTACCATCGGCCGATCAGGTCTTAACCATCGTGTTCGGGATGGGAACGGGTGTGTCCCCTGACCGCATCGCCACCAGAAGCATTGAGTTATACTCCGTGAGTGCAGTCTCTCTCTTCACCCTCAATTCCGCTTTACTTCATTTCGGGCTATGTTCAATTCTTCATATACATCCCGTCTGCCATATGCGCTCACGGAAGCAAGCTTCCATCGCACCTCTGTCATCCAGTCTGTGCACTCACTCATTGATAACTAAGCAATAGACAACATTCTTCCTTACTTCTTCTTCCTTAGAAAGGAGGTGATCCAGCCGCACCTTCCGATACGGCTACCTTGTTACGACTTCACCCCAGTTATCGGTCCCACCTTCGGCAGCTCCCTCCTTACGGTTGGGTCACTGACTTCGGGCGTTACCAACTCCCATGGTGTGACGGGCGGTGTGTACAAGACCCGGGAACGTATTCACCGCGACATGCTGATTCGCGATTACTAGCGATTCCAGCTTCATGTAGTCGAGTTGCAGACTACAATCCGAACTGAGACGTTATTTTTGAGATTTGCTTACCCTCGCAGGCTCGCTTCCCTTTGTTTACGCCATTGTAGCACGTGTGTAGCCCTGCTCATAAGGGGCATGATGATTTGACGTCATCCCCACCTTCCTCCAGGTTATCCCTGGCAGTCTCTCCAGAGTGCCCATCCGAATTGCTGGCTACTGAAGATAAGGGTTGCGCTCGTTGCGGGACTTAACCCAACATCTCACGACACGAGCTGACGACAACCATGCACCACCTGTCACCGGTGTTCCGAAGAAAAGGCGTCATTACACGCCGGTCACCGGGATGTCAAGAGCAGGTAAGGTTCTTCGCGTTGCTTCGAATTAAACCACATGCTCCACCGCTTGTGCGGGTCCCCGTCAATTCCTTTGAGTTTCATTCTTGCGAACGTACTCCCCAGGTGGACTACTTATTGCGTTTGCTGCGGCACCGAAGAGCTTTGCTCCCCGACACCTAGTAGTCATCGTTTACGGCGTGGACTACCAGGGTATCTAATCCTGTTTGCTCCCCACGCTTTCGAGCCTCAACGTCAGTCATCGTCCAGTAAGCCGCCTTCGCCACTGGTGTTCCTCCCAATATCTACGCATTTCACCGCTACACTGGGAATTCCACTTACCTCTCCGACACTCTAGCTGCATAGTTTCCAAAGCAGTCCCGGGGTTGAGCCCCGGGCTTTCACTTCAGACTTACACAGCCGTCTACGCTCCCTTTACACCCAGTAAATCCGGATAACGCTTGCACCATACGTATTACCGCGGCTGCTGGCACGTATTTAGCCGGTGCTTCTTAGTCAGGTACCGTCATTTTCTTCCCTGCTGATAGAGCTT
The sequence above is drawn from the Coprococcus comes ATCC 27758 genome and encodes:
- a CDS encoding peptidylprolyl isomerase, which gives rise to MANPVVTFEMANGDVIKAELYPEIAPNTVNNFVSLVNKGFYDGLIFHRVISGFMIQGGCPDGTGMGGPGYSIKGEFKQNGFANDLKHEPGVLSMARAMHPDSAGSQFFIMHKTSPHLDGAYAAFGKVTEGMDVVNKIAETATDYSDRPLEEQKMKKVTVETFGEAYPEPERV
- a CDS encoding DMT family transporter codes for the protein MKESQRKGLISVHVAVALFGFVGLFAKLVDLPAVIIVLGRVFFSSIFLWIFLRLKKQKIRLEEKSDYLWMVGAGAVLAIHWSSYMQSIQSSTVAVGTLTVSTFPIFVIFLEPYLFHEKLKKSDVFCTLMMLVGVFFIVPAFQMDNQITQGVLWGLLSAFTYAILSLMNRRFSSRYPATLVSLYEQGTATIVLIPMMFVLKPVITLADAGVLMMLGIIFTAVAHSLFISGLRTVKVRIAGILSGLEPVYGTLSAFLFLKEVPSFRECLGGVIILAAVFLSTLKPEEKASDAPA
- a CDS encoding TetR/AcrR family transcriptional regulator — translated: MAAKQNVKRRIVDAAWELFYEKGYDDTTVDDIIRLSETSKGSFYYYFSSKDSLLDTLSTILDENYAKLEDELDPEMNSFDKLMYLNYRSHSFMEQKIDVALLSSLYSTQLIAKGDRNLLDQNRTYYKLISRIIEEGHVRNQISREKSIQEITKYYSLCERALVSDWCLNRGNYSLGEYSKEYMPILMEHFRVDQPE
- the proC gene encoding pyrroline-5-carboxylate reductase: MKLGFIGTGNMAGAIMGGVIKSNVFKPEEIIGADLFAPGREKVKELYGINVTDSNKEVIEKSEVVIFSVKPQFYADVIQEVKDLVRPEQLIITIAPGKTLAWLAEQFGKDVKIVRTMPNTPAMVGEGMTAATPNEHVTKEELDYACKILSAFGKVEVVTEHMMDAVVAVSGSSPAYVFMFIEAMADAAVAEGMPRAQAYKFAAQAVLGSAKMVLETGKHPGELKDMVCSPAGTTIEAVGVLEEHGFRSAVIDAMKACVDVAKGM
- a CDS encoding GntR family transcriptional regulator; translated protein: MAEKKKSLADQAYEIIKNNIMNLTYPPGMPLTEALLTEELGMSRNPVRTALKMLQSEGLIVTDYYKSMTVKEITDKDINELYQLRELLEGSAFKLIFEDGKAEEYSYRIEEKVVHMCAVASDVYKWELADTQMHLEIVSIFNNDRITKFYESNLSELVRVGMYSLKNGMRIVPTNENLKKMVKYMRKNDYERAFAILKKDHFMQGKDSAMKEELKNE